TATCGCTAGTTATTCATCAAACACAATCCCAATCAAGGTGAAGCTATCTCCAGTGATAAATGATGATTCTGCCGACCTAGCGGACCACTTGAACCATTTCTGTGCCTTCCATAATCTGAGGAATGTGTCAGATTCTATCTAGTGTTGAATTTTCCCTACAACATTGAAGGGGCCTGTCAGGCGATGGTGGTACTAATTGGCACTAGGTTCCATTATCAACTTTGACCAGTTGAGTAGGAACTTTATGACTCATTCTGGTTGTAATTATATAGCCTCTCGCACATCAGCAAGTTTGAGGTATGTCAAACAAAATCAGGAGGAAACGTTGAAGGAATACATCAAAAGGTTCTATGCAACTACATTAGAGGTAAAGGAGCTAAAAGATGAGTGGGTtattcaagcattcatattAGGAGTGCAACACAAACTCATGCATTATGCTTTTGCAGATGCCCAGCTAACCAGGCTTTATCAACTATATTAAAAGGCAATGCTGTATACTAAGGCTAAAGAGGTAGAAGTTGCTTGGTAGGTAGAGAACCCAGAAGGACAAGATGCATCGTGCAGATAAAAGGCCAGAGAAATCTAGTGAATGATAGCAAAAGCATTAGATATCAGTAGCCACAGAGTAAGAAAAGGGAGTGGAATTCTCCTTACTCTTAAGTTCCACTCAATACCACTCGCACAGCTATCATGCATGCCATAATGAAGGGTTGGTAGAAAGACCCCGCCAATGAAAGGAGACAAGCCAAAGAAACTCAAGAAAACTTCGTGAATTCCATGACAACACAAGACATTCAAGAGAAGTGTATTAGCTTGAAGGATGCTATTAGGACGCTCATCAGAAGAGAAAAATACAGGAAAGCAACCTGTTGTCGGTGCTATCAATGTTATAATTGGGATTAATGATCACTTGCCACAAACTAAATCCATGAGAGAACTACTACTTAGAGTGTCATCGCATCCGACCCTCACCCGTCCAAGTGCGCTAGACTCATGGACAATCAATTTTGACCAATGGCTAAATCGGTAGACGGAATTAATTTACTGAACTGGATAAAAAAACATTatgtttttgataaaatttcacAAGCTTAACCTATTGTCAGATTGGCAAAAACCTGCAAGAGGCTCAATAAACTATAATGTCACAAGCTtgcttttgataaattttcaccAGCGTTGCAATGCCATTACTTTACAATGAAAATGACTGGCATGGAAACAAATATTGCATTAGCTGGGAAGGAGTTCATCCCAATGGAAGCAACTCTCATTTAACCAACAAAAGCACTAATATTCATGAAACGGCCGAGTATTCGATAATTTAAAGCCTGGTGGTAAGTAGGAAACATCACCcagaaaaaaagataaattgcAAGAAGTAAATAGTTCTCAAAATTTTGGTCACATCTTCATAAATAAACAACTCCAGCTAATCTTTAGAAAAAACTACTGCAGCAATACATATCTGGATGTCTTATGCTAAAGTTTAGGCAGCATTTTGGGCAGCAAGCCTCTTCCTAGCTTCCTCAATGATGGATAACTTGATACCCTTACCCTTAGGAAGGGACACCCATGGCTTTGTTCCTTTTCCGATGGTGAAGACATTGCCGAGACGAGTTGCAAACTCATGCCCAGCAGCATCTTGAACATGGATTGTCTCAAAGCTGCCCTTATGCTTCTCCCTATTCTTAATTACTCCAACTCGCCCTCTGTTCCTCCCTCCAGTGACCATGACAACATTCCCAACATCAAACTTGATGAAATCAACAATTTTGTTGCTTTCAAGGTCTAGCTTGATGGTGTCATTAGCCTTGATCAAAGGATCAGGGTAACGGATAGTACGACCATCATATGTATTCAAGTATGGAATACCTTTCTGGCCAAACTGGACAGATCGAACCTTGCAGAGCTTGAACTGCAAAATACGAAAAGGCACATGGATAATATTGTAATAACTAAAAGAATGAAGAAAGTTGGAATACTCGAGTAGTATCATACAAATGTGATCAGAACAAGCAGATCAAACAAGTATAGATAGAGAATCCGAACCTTGGTTTCATCGCCAGTGATGGCATGGAGACGAAATCGCCCTTTGGTGTCGTAAAGTAGACGGAAGTCCTCATTTGTTTTAGGAATGGACACAACATCTGCCAGAAGGTAGTATAGCACGGTTAGACCATAtttgaagaaaataatttaagaaaggCAGAGAGAAAACATTCAAATCCTAAAAAATGTAGCTCTTAAAAGAGTAGGCAGAAGGGAGGATTCTGAAGCCATGTGGAAAATAGAGTAACCATGCCAAATACAGTTCATTCAACTAACTAGTTTATatagcaaataaaataaatcaactgACAAAATCAGCTGAGGAAGTGAAGAGATAGTACACGTACCCATGAAACCAGCTGGATAGGTCTTATCCGTCCTAACCTTCCCATCAACCATAACATGCCTCTGCATAAGAATAGCAATGACTTCTCTATAGGTGAGAGCATACTTCAATCGGTTTCGCAAAATAAGGATCAATGGCAAGCATTCCCTGGACTTGTGGGGACCAGACGATGGCTTGGGTGCCTGCAGAGATGGAAAACGAAAACATCATCTAAAACGGTATAGGTGATGGGtgcaaaaaaatgaagaaaaaagagaactgaatcaataaagaaaaaaaagtaaactagTATGGAAGTGAAGGGATCAAGATGATGACATACAAAAGCACCACCAAGCTTGTCAAGCATCCAATGCCTGGGGGCATTGAGCCTCTTCAAATGTTTCTTCAACCCTCTAGCCTGTAACACACCGCAAAGAACAACATATCGTAAATGAAACTGAAATGCATAAGGAATCAATTTGTCTACCCATTACAAATAACAGAACAATGAATGAAGAGCAGGTAAAGAATCCAAGGTTCCATTCAAGTCCCCCATTCCCAATCAATCAAAACAACATTTATACTAAATAGGCAAGGAATTAGATAGATCCCGGCTACAATGAACAGTGTGAATCACAGAAAACCcagatataataaatattcaaaaatcaattaagtttaGACCAATTTTCATTTGCTTAGAAAGCTAGCCGAAAGCTTTGAATAACAGTGACTGAACAAACTAATATGGAATCGCCTAAGCAGCAAACCATGAAACTTACATAACTATCAAAGAATGAAATAGTTAAGAAAAGGTAAGAGGACCGAAGTTAGGAAAAGTAGAAGAAACTGACCATATTGGAGAAATGAGGCTGCTTTGCTCAAAGTCTGTGTCTTGCTAGGGTCTTCAAACAAGAAACCCTAATAGCTGCATATATTAATAGATGAGGGCATTATCGAGATTTCGATCCAAATATGAATTTGGCGTCTGCCATGACCAAAACTATGTTTATGGGCCATTAGCCcacaaaaaagataaaattttgggttcattatcccctcttttttttattgaagttgCTCAAGTTCTTTTGGGAATATacaatggttaaaatatgctatagGTCCCTGTACTTTTaacatttagaatttaatctctccacttttcagattttaaaattcgggtccaattgttaatattgttaaatttgttggtgtgacattttgaaataaaaaaaatactcacttaatAATAATGGAACTAAAATATGGGGTAATCGaactgaatttaataaaataattttaattatgttaatagtTAGACCGATTTCGACATCTAAAAAGTAGAGggttaaattcctaaaaataaaagtacaaagatttaatttcaaatttataaagagTATAAGGActttgacatattttaaccatataCAATATAGGTTTAACTTATGGTTTTGTACTTGTATTTTCATCATTTGGTACTCAAGTTTGACATTTTTTAATGTGGTACTTATGTTATTTTTGGCTAAATTTGGTACATgtatttgataaaagttatatattttggtacgCTTACTTTTTAGGGTTCAGTTTGGAttttagggttgatttgatgaaaattaatttctaatataatttggtttgaaattttcataattttgtaaaagaataaatttagtgttaattgttaatttgtttaaatttacatttaatttgtcaaatacaatCCAATAGATGTGATATAATTTAGGTTTTATagttgattttataaaattaattgtcAATATTATTGcctaattatgaattttcatctaatcaactttaaaatctgaattaaacactaaaaattaactcTGTTATCTTTAAATACCAAAGTGTAGAATAAGAAATATTCTTGAATGAATATAAAATGGAATTGAATGGTTTCGAGTCATtacaagagaaaataaataaataaaatgccaAAACTTGCATCTTAAGACACTCATTGATGTTTTATcgacataaatatttttattatttatgattagTATGGTTTTGTCCACACTTCGTACtagataaattatttattttctgattAAATTATagactaaaaatttaaagattataaatttAATCTCCATACTtgctttttgaattgaatttaaaatttaggtttataatttttttgtcaaaatttaaaatccacaTGGCTCAATCAATCTCCAACACTTGTAATAAATTGTCCCAAAGGATTTTGAcattaaacaataaacaaaatacttaaataaatatgtattttaacaCAAGAAGACAACAACAGTTGTTTAATCTTGAACGATGTGAATCAGAATAGTAGCTTCATCACTGGTGGGTGCTGCATCATCTGCTTATTCATAATTATAGACACTCACAATCAATATCCAAAAACTTGAAGCTAAAGCAACCCCCCAGAAATGAAAAAAGATTAAAGTGATTATGATGGTAAAAGAGTGTAACCTGGAAGAGATGTGGGCAACTGAGAGACAATGTTATCAATGATACCTCCTCCATCCTCTGTTTGCTCCTCTTTGTTCATAACCCCTCCTCCTCCACCACCACCCGTTTCTGCCTCTGGTCTCAAACCAGATTCACCAAAAGCTTCAGCTTTTCCTTGAGCACTGATGCTTCCAGCTTTGGGACTTAAAGGACTGACCAAGTTTGAAATGATTTGATCAAAAAACCCACCTCCCTTCTCGTCATTTTTGGCCTCTGCACCTGCGCTCATGGTCTCTTTCTCAGCTTCTGTAGCTTGGCTCTCTTCATCAGCATCTGATCCTGCAGTAACAAAATTTGAGATGAGATGATTAATGAATCCACTACCATTAGCTCTTTCTTTCTCTTCCCCACGTTGTTTAGCTCCTGCTTCATCATCTCCCTTGGGATTAATGGGATGCAACAAGCTATCAGCTTCAGGCACAACATCATCCATCTTTTCTACGATTTTGATCAAGGGATTTGGTGGGACAGATATAGGTGTTATTTATACTGAGAGGCGGTGAAgggggaaaaaaaggaaagggcAGAATCGTCCTTGtctgaaaataataaaatactgatAGGGAGGGCAATATCTTGATGATTAATTGGGTAAATAGTCGAAAAGGCCCAAGAATAGGTGGACATGTGTCAGCTTGCTGGAGCCCTTCTCAAAGCATTTTTATGATTTCCATACATACATGGTCGGTGCATCGAATACCGCCTTTGTCAGAAATGCAAATACTCCTGAAAACGTTATCGTTTCCCTTAAACaattacttttacttttcaaatatcaaaattccAATCccattattaatattgttaaatttattaaaatattatataagagtaaaataaaataaatattaaacttgaatttagaAATCtcaaaagtaaaaggactaaattttaaaaataaaaatacaaagattaaattctaaatttacaaagagtacatggactaattaatattttaaccaaacaaatattatataaaagcaAGTGGGGAaatttgctttctttttatCAATTCCTACTCATTCTAACATTAATATTATGATTAATattaaacaagaaataaaataaatattttcctttGGTCTGAGACCCCAATGTCCGATAGTCAAACCCCAAAATGAAAGGGTAAAACAACTCAAATTCGAAATAATCCTCTAAACAATACATAGGCAGGCACTTCTATATTCCAAAAAGTCATTTACATGCTAAAACAGGATCTTCATTGATCAGCATTGGAATCAATACGTTGTCAAAAAAGCAAGTGTATCCCGTACAAGAGTTCAACATTGATCAccatatatcatttaaaacgAAAACTATGCCTACGTTCTCAAAAGAATCAGAAACCATCTCCTTTCGGCGATATATGAGATCAAATTCAATGGGGTTGATTGGTTATCAATATAGAACCTACAGGAAGTCAAGTCAGACCTTACCAATCAGAGTTAACTTCCTTATATGGTGGTTATGCTATGGATCATTCTCTCTTCGACCATATATAGCTTCCGCCTCAGCTTTCTTTTGTGCTTCCCTTTTCTCCTTCCGTCTAGCATCCCTCGCAGCAGAATCAGCCTGTACTTTCTCCATTATTGCATTGAAACCAGGAACTGTCCTGTCTAGTTTGTTAAAAACTTGGCtgctaaggttgtaaaagattCGGAATATTCTCTGCAAGTATACAAAGAACAAAGGTTAAAACAGAAGAATAGATACTTTAACAATTACCATAACATGTTATTTTAACAAAAGCATCTTTAACAATTCCTAGGATGATCGTCCCAATAAAAAGAACTAGTATACATTGAAAGCAGGGTAGATACTTTAGTTATCAAACTTGCAACTTGACCAACACCGTACTCGGAAGAGATTACACCCTACCTTGACATCCTTATTCCAATGTCTAATGTACGGAGGACCAGTTGTGTAGGTACCAAGAGGTTCACGATACCACTCTCCACCATAGGTAATCTCATCCATTGCTTGCTCAACACTTAAAACTTCCCATGGCCTTAGCCCAGGGATAACTTTAGCCAACTTTTGCCTGCCTCACAGAAGCaactaaattattaacatttttcTCGATATATAAGATGAtaaccataaaaaaaaataaaaaataaaaaacatgtaaTTTCAGCAATATGATGTACAAATATCTTCAAAACCAGATAAGGTAGGCTCGAAAAAAGAGACGTAATACCGAAGATCTTTTGAGATGTATTTATTTGGCATATAATCAGCTTCCAAAAGAGTTGTCATTTCAGAGCCACCAGCCCAAAGAAATAGGGCATGGCTAGGTATTCTAACACCAGGCCATATGCCATCATTAGCTTTTAAAACAGCCAAATCACGTCTTTTGCTCTCTATAGCTTCGTGTTGAAGCTGCTTATAAGTTTTCTCCTCGTGTCCTTTAAGGGGAACCCAAGGAGGTATACCTTTCTGAAGTTTGTGAAGGAAAGCTGTTGCTGCTGCACCAAGCCTAACTGATGATCAACACAAAACAATAGTAAATCAACCAGATAACTGAATCAGAACATTCTGAGAATATTTTTGTGATGATGTACATAGGAAAATGGTCGTTGCCTGGACAATACTCATCTAATTATAGTGCATTTGACAGTATATTCAAGATGAAAGAAATCATGCCTAAACGGTATAAAGGAGGTTTG
The sequence above is a segment of the Gossypium raimondii isolate GPD5lz chromosome 4, ASM2569854v1, whole genome shotgun sequence genome. Coding sequences within it:
- the LOC105779450 gene encoding 40S ribosomal protein S4; this translates as MARGLKKHLKRLNAPRHWMLDKLGGAFAPKPSSGPHKSRECLPLILILRNRLKYALTYREVIAILMQRHVMVDGKVRTDKTYPAGFMDVVSIPKTNEDFRLLYDTKGRFRLHAITGDETKFKLCKVRSVQFGQKGIPYLNTYDGRTIRYPDPLIKANDTIKLDLESNKIVDFIKFDVGNVVMVTGGRNRGRVGVIKNREKHKGSFETIHVQDAAGHEFATRLGNVFTIGKGTKPWVSLPKGKGIKLSIIEEARKRLAAQNAA